The proteins below come from a single Stutzerimonas stutzeri RCH2 genomic window:
- a CDS encoding di-heme oxidoredictase family protein, producing the protein MRPLFRRLFPLLALALAACGTDETPRFEQAEPGEALSGGTTTVMRFDQNAFSMPSANLAPTRRLDFSVGNSFFRNPWVIAPASTTARDGLGPLFNTNACQNCHIKDGRGHPPAPDAASAVSMLVRLSIPAGPEHAEVVRERGIAPEPSYGGQLQDMAVPGVAPEGKVRLRYSSERVQFADGTEIELRKPIIELSELGYGDMQPDTQMSLRIAPPMIGLGLLEAIPEEALLANADPDDRDGDGISGRPNRVFDQTTRQTVMGRFGWKAGQPSLNQQNADAFFNDMGLSSSLLSGSSCTERQTECRAMPDGGEPEVSDNILAQVLFYTRNLGVPARRNVGDPQVLAGKTLFHRAGCQSCHVPQFTTAADAAEPELANQLIRPYTDMLLHDMGEGLADHRPEFEASGREWRTAPLWGIGLTQTVSGHSQFLHDGRAHNLLEAILWHGGEAEKARQVVLGFNQEERNALLSFLESL; encoded by the coding sequence ATGCGCCCGCTGTTTCGCCGCCTCTTTCCGTTGCTGGCCCTGGCTCTGGCCGCCTGCGGCACCGATGAAACGCCGCGCTTCGAACAGGCCGAACCCGGCGAAGCCCTCTCGGGCGGCACCACCACGGTCATGAGGTTCGACCAGAACGCCTTCTCCATGCCTTCGGCCAACCTCGCGCCGACACGTCGGCTCGACTTCAGCGTCGGCAACAGCTTCTTCCGCAACCCCTGGGTCATCGCCCCCGCGTCCACCACGGCGCGCGACGGCCTCGGCCCGTTGTTCAACACCAACGCCTGCCAGAACTGTCATATAAAGGACGGCCGCGGACATCCGCCGGCGCCGGATGCGGCAAGCGCCGTCTCGATGCTGGTGCGGCTGTCGATTCCGGCGGGGCCAGAGCACGCCGAGGTCGTCCGCGAGCGCGGCATCGCCCCCGAGCCGAGCTATGGCGGCCAGCTGCAGGACATGGCGGTTCCCGGCGTCGCGCCAGAGGGCAAGGTACGTCTGCGCTATTCGAGCGAGCGCGTGCAGTTTGCCGACGGTACCGAGATCGAATTACGCAAACCGATCATCGAGCTGAGCGAACTGGGCTACGGCGATATGCAGCCGGATACCCAGATGTCGCTGCGCATTGCGCCGCCGATGATCGGCCTCGGCCTGCTCGAAGCGATCCCCGAGGAGGCGCTGCTGGCCAATGCCGACCCCGATGACCGCGACGGCGACGGCATTTCCGGGCGCCCGAACCGGGTCTTCGACCAAACCACCCGGCAAACCGTGATGGGTCGCTTCGGCTGGAAGGCCGGCCAGCCGAGCCTGAATCAGCAGAACGCCGACGCCTTCTTCAACGACATGGGGCTGTCCAGCAGCCTGCTCAGTGGCAGCAGCTGCACCGAGCGACAGACTGAGTGCCGCGCCATGCCTGACGGCGGCGAGCCGGAAGTCAGTGACAATATCCTTGCCCAGGTATTGTTCTACACCCGCAATCTCGGCGTGCCGGCGCGGCGCAACGTCGGCGATCCGCAGGTGCTCGCCGGCAAGACGCTGTTCCACCGTGCCGGCTGTCAGAGCTGCCATGTACCGCAGTTCACCACCGCCGCCGACGCAGCGGAACCGGAGCTGGCCAACCAGCTCATCCGCCCCTACACCGACATGCTGCTGCATGACATGGGCGAAGGCCTGGCCGATCACCGCCCCGAGTTCGAGGCCAGCGGCCGTGAGTGGCGCACCGCGCCTCTATGGGGTATCGGCCTGACCCAGACGGTCAGCGGGCATAGCCAATTCCTGCACGACGGCCGCGCCCACAATCTGCTCGAAGCGATACTCTGGCACGGCGGCGAAGCAGAGAAAGCCCGCCAGGTCGTACTGGGTTTCAACCAGGAAGAACGCAACGCGCTGCTGAGCTTCCTCGAATCGCTCTGA
- a CDS encoding imelysin family protein — translation MLRTPIWATASLLAVAISLAGCGEDKTPTNQTAAPQSTTESVPAEQAQKPDEKAAKAVVSHYADLALAVFSDAHSTAVQLQQAIDALLANPSEETLQAARQAWLAARVPYMQSEVFRFGNPVVDEWEGQLNAWPLDEGLIDYVEGDYQHALGNPGANANIIANTELQIGEDKIATSEITAELLTSLNELAGSEANVATGYHAIEFLLWGQDLNGTGPGAGERPHTDYVVGEGCTGDNCERRRTYLKVATDLLVSDLQEMVEQWQPGAENYRASLEAESGENGLRKMLFGMGSLSLGELAGERMKVALEANSTEDEHDCFSDNTHNSHFFNARGIRNVYLGEYKRADGSTLTGPSLASLVQGVSPEVDSTLKTDLETTEAKLQVLVESANNGEAFDQLIATDNTAGQEKVRNAIAALVKQTASIEQAAAALGISDLNPDTADHEF, via the coding sequence ATGCTACGCACCCCCATCTGGGCAACCGCCAGCCTTCTCGCTGTGGCCATCTCGCTCGCCGGTTGCGGTGAAGACAAGACACCGACCAACCAGACCGCTGCACCGCAAAGCACAACCGAGAGCGTGCCGGCAGAACAGGCGCAGAAGCCGGACGAAAAGGCCGCCAAGGCCGTGGTCAGCCACTACGCCGATCTTGCCCTGGCTGTGTTCAGCGATGCCCACAGCACCGCGGTGCAACTCCAGCAGGCCATCGATGCGCTGCTCGCCAACCCCAGCGAAGAAACGCTGCAGGCCGCTCGCCAAGCCTGGCTGGCCGCTCGCGTTCCCTACATGCAGAGCGAAGTGTTCCGCTTCGGCAACCCGGTGGTCGATGAGTGGGAAGGACAGCTCAACGCCTGGCCGCTCGACGAAGGCCTGATCGACTACGTCGAAGGTGATTACCAGCACGCCCTCGGCAACCCGGGCGCCAACGCCAACATCATCGCCAATACCGAATTGCAGATAGGCGAAGACAAGATCGCCACCAGCGAGATCACCGCCGAGCTGCTGACCAGCCTCAACGAACTGGCCGGCTCCGAGGCCAACGTCGCCACCGGCTACCACGCCATCGAGTTCCTGCTCTGGGGCCAGGACCTCAACGGCACCGGTCCGGGCGCCGGCGAGCGTCCGCATACCGACTACGTCGTGGGCGAAGGCTGCACCGGCGACAACTGCGAGCGTCGCCGCACCTACCTGAAAGTCGCCACCGACCTGCTGGTAAGCGATCTGCAGGAAATGGTCGAACAGTGGCAGCCGGGCGCCGAGAACTACCGTGCCAGCCTGGAAGCCGAATCGGGCGAAAACGGCCTGCGCAAGATGCTCTTCGGCATGGGCAGCCTATCCCTTGGCGAACTGGCCGGCGAGCGCATGAAAGTCGCACTGGAAGCCAACTCCACCGAGGACGAGCACGACTGCTTCAGCGACAACACGCACAACTCGCACTTCTTCAACGCCCGCGGCATTCGCAACGTTTATCTGGGCGAGTACAAGCGCGCCGACGGCAGCACCCTGACCGGCCCAAGCCTCGCCTCGCTGGTGCAAGGTGTCAGTCCTGAAGTGGACAGCACGCTGAAGACTGACCTGGAAACCACCGAAGCCAAGCTGCAGGTACTGGTTGAAAGCGCCAACAACGGCGAAGCCTTCGACCAACTGATCGCGACGGACAACACCGCAGGCCAGGAAAAGGTGCGCAACGCCATCGCCGCACTGGTGAAGCAGACCGCCTCCATCGAACAGGCCGCCGCCGCTCTCGGCATCAGCGATCTCAACCCCGACACAGCCGATCACGAGTTCTGA